From a single Pseudorasbora parva isolate DD20220531a chromosome 15, ASM2467924v1, whole genome shotgun sequence genomic region:
- the batf gene encoding basic leucine zipper transcriptional factor ATF-like, whose product MAQGSDNNDTSYTKSPSPGNKQGSSDDVRKVMRREKNRIAAQKSRMRQTQKADNLHLESENLEKENAALRKEVKRLTEEAKYLSTVLSNHEPLCTGLSGAPTELLYGAHHGAFHQHISVPHYPF is encoded by the exons ATGGCTCAGGGCTCTGACAATAACGACACCAGCTACACCAAATCCCCCTCACCGGGCAATAAACAG GGTTCGTCGGATGACGTAAGGAAGGTCATGAGGAGAGAAAAGAACCGGATCGCGGCGCAGAAGAGCCGAATGAGACAGACTCAGAAAGCTGACAATCTGCACCTG GAGAGTGAAAATCTGGAGAAGGAAAATGCAGCGCTCAGGAAAGAGGTGAAGAGACTCACAGAAGAGGCCAAATATCTGTCCACGGTTCTGAGCAACCATGAGCCGCTGTGCACGGGCCTGAGCGGCGCGCCGACGGAGCTGCTGTACGGCGCGCACCACGGCGCGTTCCACCAGCATATCAGCGTGCCGCACTACCCGTTCTGA